In Arthrobacter sp. SLBN-83, one DNA window encodes the following:
- the rpsO gene encoding 30S ribosomal protein S15, which yields MALDAAVKQSIIKEYATAEGDTGSPEVQVAVLTQRIKDLTEHMKEHKHDYHTQRGLLAMVGRRKRMLSYLKKTDIARYRSLIERLGLRR from the coding sequence GTGGCACTTGACGCCGCTGTAAAGCAGTCCATCATCAAGGAATACGCAACCGCCGAAGGCGACACCGGTTCACCCGAGGTCCAGGTTGCCGTCCTGACCCAGCGGATCAAGGATCTGACTGAGCACATGAAGGAGCACAAGCACGACTACCACACCCAGCGCGGTCTGCTGGCCATGGTTGGTCGCCGCAAGCGCATGCTGAGCTACCTCAAGAAGACTGACATCGCCCGCTACCGTTCGCTCATCGAGCGCCTCGGCCTGCGCCGCTAG
- a CDS encoding kynureninase yields the protein MSIHQENPTDVSAEELRQRAEELDRRDALAHYREQFIGTDTPLSYLDGNSLGRPLKRTADDVAAFIRDEWGGRLIRGWDEKWLALPQAIGDQLGRAVLGAAPGQTIIADSTTVVLYKLIRAALASVQDPDRNELVLDTENFPTDRYLVEGIALEEGLTLRWIQPDPAAGVTLEQVRQATGPRTAVVLLSQIAYRSGHLADLPGITAAVHDAGAVVVWDLCHSAGSVEIDLDGADVDFAAGCTYKYLNGGPGSPAFAYVNARHLPSLNQPIWGWMGRKDAFEMAAGYEPAQGIRGFLSGTPAIFGMIAMQGTLALIEEASMAAIREKSVALTGFAVEVFDAWLAPLGAQLASPREPGERGGHITVDHPDFTKATVEALWDGDVIPDFRSPHGIRVGLSPLSTSFAEVLQGMAAIRERLQG from the coding sequence ATGAGCATCCATCAGGAAAACCCCACGGACGTTTCCGCCGAAGAGCTCCGGCAGCGAGCCGAAGAGCTGGACCGCCGTGACGCCCTGGCGCACTACCGGGAGCAGTTCATTGGCACGGACACACCCCTGTCCTACCTTGACGGCAATTCCCTGGGCCGCCCCCTGAAGCGGACTGCCGACGATGTGGCCGCCTTCATCCGGGACGAATGGGGTGGCCGGCTCATCCGCGGCTGGGACGAGAAATGGCTGGCCCTGCCACAGGCTATCGGGGACCAGCTGGGCCGTGCTGTCCTGGGGGCAGCGCCGGGGCAGACCATCATCGCCGACTCCACCACCGTGGTGCTTTACAAGCTCATCCGCGCGGCCCTTGCCTCTGTGCAGGACCCGGACCGCAACGAGCTGGTGCTGGACACGGAGAACTTCCCCACGGACCGCTACCTGGTGGAGGGCATCGCCCTTGAGGAGGGCCTGACCCTGCGCTGGATCCAGCCGGATCCCGCCGCCGGGGTGACCCTTGAACAGGTGCGCCAGGCCACCGGGCCGCGCACCGCCGTCGTACTCCTCAGCCAGATCGCCTACCGCTCCGGCCACCTCGCCGACCTGCCGGGAATTACCGCCGCAGTGCACGACGCCGGCGCCGTGGTGGTGTGGGACCTTTGCCATTCCGCGGGGTCGGTGGAGATCGACCTGGACGGCGCGGACGTGGACTTCGCCGCCGGATGCACGTACAAGTACCTCAACGGAGGCCCGGGGTCGCCGGCCTTCGCGTACGTCAACGCCCGCCACCTGCCGTCGCTGAACCAGCCCATCTGGGGCTGGATGGGCCGCAAGGACGCCTTCGAAATGGCCGCCGGATATGAACCGGCCCAGGGCATTCGGGGTTTCCTCAGCGGCACACCCGCCATCTTCGGCATGATCGCCATGCAGGGCACCCTGGCCCTCATCGAGGAAGCGTCCATGGCCGCCATCCGGGAAAAATCCGTGGCGCTGACCGGCTTCGCCGTGGAGGTCTTCGACGCCTGGCTGGCCCCGCTGGGTGCGCAACTGGCATCGCCCCGGGAACCGGGGGAGCGCGGCGGCCACATCACCGTGGACCACCCGGACTTTACCAAGGCCACGGTGGAAGCGCTCTGGGACGGGGACGTCATTCCGGACTTCCGCTCGCCGCACGGCATCCGGGTGGGGCTGTCCCCGCTGAGCACCAGCTTCGCCGAAGTGCTGCAGGGCATGGCCGCCATCAGGGAACGGCTGCAGGGCTGA
- the kynA gene encoding tryptophan 2,3-dioxygenase → MSVEKNTRKLDKGIVRDFSSRMSYASYLQLPTLLSAQQPVSQPEHHDELLFIIQHQTTELWLKLVLHELRSAAAWLREDDLGSALKGIARVKHIQKTLTEQWSVLATLTPTEYSQFRGFLGNSSGFQSAQYRAVEFVLGNKNSKMLPIFESDPQAHGMLAELLAAPSIYDEFLAYLARQGFDVPRSVLDRDVTLAHEFAPELVPLFKHIYENAADNWAAYEACEELVDLEDNFQLWRFRHLRTVQRTIGMKTGTGGSSGVTFLQKALELTFFPELFAVRTEIGQ, encoded by the coding sequence GTGTCCGTCGAGAAGAACACCCGCAAGCTGGATAAGGGGATTGTCCGCGACTTCAGCTCACGGATGAGCTACGCCTCCTACCTGCAGCTTCCCACGCTGCTCAGCGCGCAGCAGCCGGTCAGCCAGCCTGAACACCACGACGAGCTGCTGTTCATCATCCAGCACCAGACCACGGAGCTGTGGCTGAAACTGGTCCTGCACGAACTGCGCAGCGCCGCCGCCTGGCTCCGGGAGGACGACCTGGGCTCGGCACTCAAGGGCATCGCCCGGGTCAAGCACATCCAGAAGACCCTCACCGAGCAGTGGTCCGTCCTGGCCACCCTCACGCCCACCGAGTACTCGCAGTTCCGCGGTTTCCTGGGCAACTCCTCCGGTTTCCAGTCCGCCCAGTACCGCGCAGTGGAGTTTGTCCTGGGCAACAAGAACAGCAAGATGCTGCCCATCTTCGAATCCGATCCGCAGGCCCACGGGATGCTGGCGGAGCTGCTGGCCGCCCCCAGCATCTACGACGAGTTCCTGGCCTACCTTGCCCGGCAGGGGTTTGACGTGCCGCGGTCGGTCCTGGACCGGGACGTCACTCTGGCCCACGAGTTCGCCCCCGAACTGGTCCCTCTCTTCAAGCACATCTACGAGAACGCCGCGGACAACTGGGCTGCTTACGAGGCCTGCGAGGAACTGGTGGACCTGGAGGACAACTTCCAGCTCTGGCGGTTCCGGCACCTGCGCACCGTCCAGCGGACCATCGGCATGAAGACCGGAACGGGGGGATCCAGCGGTGTGACGTTCCTGCAGAAGGCCCTGGAACTGACGTTCTTCCCGGAACTATTCGCTGTCAGGACGGAGATCGGACAATGA
- a CDS encoding bifunctional riboflavin kinase/FAD synthetase: MVYIWNDPSDVPADFGPSVVTFGNFDGVHRGHQQVLSQLIRSARLAQAKAVAITFDPHPAVIHRPEAAPELIMGLDDKLEALGELGLDAILVVKYSLDLASLTAEEFVEQYLVDCLHASHVVIGHDARFGRANSGDLETMKALGDKFGFDVQVISEFGSEGYPLHDDDGTDRRCSSTWVREALQEGDVATAASVLGRPHRMRGEVVHGAARGRALGFPTANLSSNATGLIPADGIYAGWLVDQAGKRWPAAISVGSNPTFDGVSRQVEAHVIDRPEEAVEDFDLYDQTVIVEFVQRLRGMVAYRGPEALVEQMRLDVAQAHQILAGP; encoded by the coding sequence ATGGTCTACATCTGGAACGATCCGTCCGATGTCCCGGCGGACTTCGGCCCATCTGTTGTCACTTTCGGCAACTTCGACGGCGTTCACCGCGGCCACCAGCAGGTGCTGTCCCAGCTGATCCGTTCTGCCCGGCTCGCGCAGGCCAAGGCCGTGGCCATCACCTTCGACCCCCACCCGGCAGTTATCCACCGGCCCGAGGCGGCCCCGGAGCTCATCATGGGCCTGGATGACAAGCTGGAGGCGCTGGGGGAGCTTGGCCTGGACGCGATCCTGGTGGTCAAGTACTCGCTGGACCTTGCCAGCCTCACGGCCGAGGAGTTCGTGGAGCAGTACCTGGTGGACTGCCTGCATGCCAGCCACGTCGTCATCGGCCACGACGCCCGCTTTGGACGCGCCAACTCCGGGGACCTTGAGACCATGAAGGCGCTGGGCGACAAGTTCGGCTTCGACGTCCAGGTCATCAGCGAGTTCGGGTCCGAGGGCTACCCCCTGCATGACGACGACGGCACGGACCGCCGCTGCTCCTCCACCTGGGTGCGGGAGGCGCTGCAGGAGGGCGACGTCGCCACCGCAGCCTCCGTCCTGGGCCGCCCGCACCGGATGCGCGGCGAAGTTGTCCACGGCGCCGCCCGGGGCAGGGCGCTTGGCTTCCCCACGGCCAACCTCTCCTCGAATGCCACGGGCCTGATCCCCGCGGACGGCATCTACGCCGGCTGGCTGGTGGACCAGGCAGGCAAGCGCTGGCCGGCCGCCATCTCGGTAGGCTCCAACCCCACCTTCGATGGCGTCAGCCGCCAGGTGGAGGCGCATGTAATCGACAGGCCGGAGGAAGCCGTGGAGGACTTCGATCTGTACGACCAGACAGTCATTGTGGAATTCGTGCAGCGGCTCCGCGGCATGGTGGCCTACCGTGGCCCTGAGGCCCTGGTGGAACAAATGCGGCTGGACGTGGCCCAGGCCCACCAGATCCTGGCCGGCCCCTGA
- the truB gene encoding tRNA pseudouridine(55) synthase TruB, translated as MLSGLVIVDKPQGWTSHDVVGRMRRLAGTRKVGHAGTLDPMATGVLVLGINKATRLLTYIVGTSKTYTATIRLGQSTVTDDAEGEVTATASAAGVSEQEIYDGVAVLTGELQQVPSSVSAIKVNGERAYARVRSGEDVKLAARPVTIHRFDVHAIRRDAAAGVVDLDVTVECSSGTYIRALARDLGNALGVGGHLTALRRTQVGPYTLDQARTLEQLAEELNVLDMSLAARALMPNRELTAEETAEISFGRRIASGTAPGTPGAATTEHPAAGFAPDGSLVALLADAGSYAKPVLVFAPGTGTGNGNGAAATASAEA; from the coding sequence GTGCTTTCTGGACTGGTGATAGTGGACAAGCCGCAGGGATGGACCAGCCATGATGTGGTTGGGCGGATGCGGCGCCTCGCAGGGACCCGGAAAGTCGGGCACGCTGGAACACTCGATCCCATGGCTACCGGCGTGCTGGTGCTGGGCATCAACAAAGCCACCCGCCTGCTGACCTACATCGTGGGCACCTCCAAGACCTACACCGCCACCATCCGGCTGGGCCAGTCCACGGTGACGGATGACGCGGAGGGCGAGGTCACGGCCACCGCCAGCGCCGCCGGCGTTTCGGAGCAGGAGATTTACGACGGCGTCGCGGTGCTCACGGGGGAGCTGCAGCAGGTGCCCAGCAGCGTCAGCGCGATCAAGGTGAACGGCGAACGCGCCTACGCACGCGTGCGGTCCGGCGAAGACGTCAAGCTCGCCGCGCGCCCTGTCACCATCCACCGCTTCGACGTCCACGCCATCCGCAGGGACGCCGCGGCCGGCGTCGTGGACCTGGACGTGACGGTGGAGTGCTCCTCAGGCACGTACATCCGTGCCCTGGCCCGGGACCTCGGCAACGCCCTTGGCGTCGGCGGCCACCTCACCGCCCTCCGCCGGACCCAGGTGGGTCCGTACACCCTTGACCAGGCGCGCACCCTGGAACAGCTCGCCGAAGAGCTCAACGTCCTGGACATGTCCCTGGCCGCGCGTGCCCTGATGCCCAACCGCGAACTCACTGCCGAGGAAACCGCGGAGATCTCGTTCGGCCGGCGGATCGCTTCCGGTACGGCTCCCGGCACCCCCGGCGCCGCCACCACTGAACACCCTGCCGCCGGCTTCGCCCCTGATGGCAGCCTGGTGGCCCTCCTCGCCGATGCGGGCAGCTACGCCAAACCGGTCCTTGTCTTCGCGCCCGGCACCGGGACTGGAAATGGGAACGGGGCGGCCGCCACCGCGTCCGCGGAGGCGTAG
- a CDS encoding pyridoxal phosphate-dependent aminotransferase, whose product MPQLAAHVRDVPVNQIREITEAAWRTPGAIVLSIGEPGFPLPRHVLDAGIACLDRDETNYTPNAGIPALREAFAARFREEQGVDVGADRVYVVSGAQQGLHFAMSLLLSPGDEILIPNPGYPTFAMTSRLLNAVPVGYPLHPEHGFQPRVADVEALITGRTRVLVLNSPSNPLGAVLNGELVRELVELARRHDIWVISDECYEAFTYDVPHVSPARFDGGTEADARVFTSLTLSKTYGLTGLRIGALVCPPGLERKMDNVMESIVSCVASAPQYAALAALTGPQDYVRHAHQHYRENRDAASAVLAAKGIRYLPAQGAFYLWADMSHVTGGDVRAWVRRFLAESGVALAPGTAFGSIGEGWVRVALCGRKEDLLEGLSRLPAAS is encoded by the coding sequence ATGCCCCAGCTTGCCGCCCATGTCCGCGACGTGCCCGTAAACCAGATCCGCGAGATCACCGAGGCCGCATGGCGGACTCCCGGCGCGATCGTGCTGAGCATCGGGGAGCCCGGCTTTCCGCTTCCCCGCCACGTCCTGGACGCGGGTATTGCCTGCCTGGACCGGGACGAGACCAACTACACCCCCAACGCAGGCATCCCGGCCCTGCGCGAGGCGTTCGCCGCCAGGTTCCGGGAGGAACAGGGTGTGGACGTCGGCGCCGACCGGGTGTACGTGGTGTCCGGCGCCCAGCAGGGCCTGCACTTCGCCATGAGCCTGCTGCTCTCCCCCGGCGACGAGATCCTGATCCCCAATCCCGGCTACCCCACTTTCGCCATGACCAGCCGGCTGCTGAACGCCGTTCCGGTGGGCTATCCGCTGCATCCCGAGCACGGCTTCCAGCCGCGCGTTGCCGACGTCGAGGCCCTCATCACCGGCCGCACCCGGGTGCTGGTGCTCAACTCGCCCTCCAACCCGCTGGGCGCCGTGCTCAACGGGGAACTGGTGCGGGAGTTGGTGGAGCTGGCCCGCCGGCACGACATCTGGGTCATCTCGGATGAGTGCTACGAGGCGTTCACCTACGATGTCCCGCACGTCAGCCCGGCAAGGTTCGACGGCGGCACCGAGGCTGATGCGCGCGTGTTCACTTCGCTGACACTGTCCAAGACCTACGGGTTGACCGGGCTGCGCATCGGCGCACTGGTCTGCCCGCCGGGGCTGGAACGGAAGATGGACAACGTCATGGAATCGATCGTCTCCTGCGTGGCGTCCGCCCCGCAGTACGCGGCGCTGGCGGCGCTTACGGGGCCGCAGGACTACGTCCGGCACGCACATCAGCACTACCGCGAGAACCGCGATGCGGCTTCGGCAGTCCTTGCCGCAAAGGGGATCCGCTACCTGCCGGCACAGGGCGCGTTTTACCTCTGGGCCGATATGTCGCACGTCACCGGCGGCGACGTCCGGGCCTGGGTCCGGCGCTTCCTCGCCGAGTCCGGCGTGGCGCTGGCTCCGGGGACGGCGTTCGGCTCCATCGGCGAGGGCTGGGTACGGGTTGCCCTGTGCGGCCGGAAAGAGGACCTGCTGGAAGGGTTGTCGCGTCTTCCGGCGGCATCCTGA
- the trxA gene encoding thioredoxin, whose protein sequence is MESTLLACPSCGKTNRVPAQASGHPRCGNCKADLPWIVAAGDSDFAAVAEQAPVPVLVDFWAAWCGPCRMVSPVLDKLARERPGKIKLVKVDVDKSPGLSRRFDVQAIPTLMVLVNGKVAARQAGAAAAEVLRSWLDKALAGARS, encoded by the coding sequence ATGGAATCCACGCTGCTTGCCTGCCCCTCCTGCGGAAAGACCAACCGCGTGCCCGCCCAGGCCTCCGGCCACCCCCGCTGCGGCAACTGCAAGGCGGACCTGCCGTGGATCGTGGCCGCGGGCGACAGCGACTTCGCTGCCGTGGCGGAGCAGGCCCCGGTGCCGGTGCTGGTCGATTTCTGGGCCGCCTGGTGCGGCCCCTGCCGGATGGTCAGCCCGGTCCTGGACAAGCTGGCGCGGGAACGGCCCGGGAAGATCAAGCTGGTAAAGGTGGACGTGGACAAATCTCCCGGGCTGTCGAGGCGGTTCGATGTGCAGGCCATCCCCACCCTGATGGTGCTCGTTAACGGGAAAGTAGCCGCGCGCCAGGCGGGCGCCGCAGCCGCCGAGGTCCTTCGGTCGTGGCTGGACAAGGCCCTGGCCGGCGCCCGCAGCTGA
- a CDS encoding nucleoside deaminase, with amino-acid sequence MTAADHGKSSQKHFERVHYLEQAVDLATANVGQGGGPFGAVVVTPDGRVHSGVNRVTRDNDPTAHAEVVAIRAAAAATADFDLTGSVLYASCEPCPMCLASALWARIGHVYFAADRHGAAAAGFDDALFYDYFSGAAPELMPVTRGDIPTSDVPFQTWRAFDSRKEY; translated from the coding sequence ATGACGGCTGCAGACCATGGAAAGAGCTCCCAAAAACACTTCGAACGGGTCCACTACCTCGAACAGGCAGTGGACCTTGCCACGGCGAACGTGGGCCAGGGCGGCGGACCGTTCGGGGCCGTGGTGGTGACGCCCGACGGACGGGTCCACTCCGGCGTCAACAGAGTGACCCGGGACAACGATCCGACCGCCCACGCGGAGGTGGTGGCTATCCGGGCCGCGGCAGCCGCAACAGCGGATTTCGACCTCACGGGATCGGTTCTCTACGCCAGCTGCGAGCCCTGCCCCATGTGCCTGGCATCAGCCCTGTGGGCCCGAATCGGGCACGTCTATTTCGCCGCGGACCGCCATGGCGCCGCAGCAGCGGGCTTCGACGATGCCCTCTTTTACGACTATTTCAGCGGTGCCGCACCGGAACTGATGCCGGTCACCCGGGGCGACATCCCGACGTCGGACGTCCCCTTCCAGACCTGGCGCGCCTTTGACAGCAGGAAGGAATACTGA